From Gloeocapsopsis sp. IPPAS B-1203, one genomic window encodes:
- a CDS encoding NAD(P)/FAD-dependent oxidoreductase yields MVNAVEKQSPHRVVIVGGGFGGLYAAKSLGSVPVEVTLIDKRNFHLFQPLLYQVATGTLSPADISSPLRAVLSRNKNTTVLMGEVVDIDPEQRKVTLQNQELQYDSLIVATGVKHSYFGKDEWSEFAPGLKTVEDALEMRRRIFVAFEAAEKETDPEKRRAWLTFVIVGGGPTGVELAGAIAELAYSTLKKDFRNIDTAEAKILLLEGMDRLLPPYATELSTKATTSLQQLGVTVQTKTLVTDITDDIVTMKQGDEVTHIAAKTILWAAGVKASAMGEILAKRTGAQLDRAGRVIVEPDLSIPDHPNVFVVGDLANFSHQNSKPLPGVAPVAMQQGQYVAALLKQRLQAKTLPPFNYFDRGSLAVIGRNAAVVDFGFVKFSGFLAWLTWVFVHIYFLIEFDNKLVVLLQWGWNYWTRKRGARLITGEESLLTVGVDNQGDFYTPTNSNSAVKV; encoded by the coding sequence ATGGTTAATGCTGTCGAAAAGCAATCTCCGCATCGTGTAGTGATAGTCGGTGGTGGATTTGGCGGGTTATATGCAGCGAAATCCCTCGGCAGTGTTCCTGTAGAGGTAACATTAATAGATAAACGCAACTTTCATTTATTTCAACCTTTACTCTATCAAGTTGCAACAGGGACGTTATCGCCAGCGGATATCTCTTCTCCCTTACGTGCTGTCCTCAGCCGCAACAAAAATACGACAGTACTCATGGGAGAAGTTGTTGACATTGATCCAGAACAGCGCAAGGTGACACTGCAAAATCAAGAACTACAATACGATAGTTTAATTGTCGCTACAGGGGTAAAACATTCGTATTTTGGTAAAGATGAGTGGTCAGAATTTGCTCCAGGCTTGAAAACCGTTGAAGATGCACTAGAAATGCGGCGACGGATTTTTGTTGCGTTTGAAGCTGCTGAGAAAGAAACTGATCCAGAAAAACGCCGCGCTTGGTTAACGTTTGTGATTGTTGGTGGTGGACCTACTGGGGTTGAGTTAGCAGGAGCGATCGCAGAACTTGCTTACAGTACATTAAAGAAAGATTTTCGTAACATCGATACAGCTGAAGCCAAAATCTTATTACTTGAAGGGATGGATCGCTTACTTCCACCCTATGCAACAGAATTATCGACAAAAGCAACAACATCTCTCCAGCAATTGGGCGTAACAGTGCAAACAAAAACACTAGTTACCGATATTACAGATGACATTGTGACAATGAAGCAAGGAGATGAAGTCACGCACATTGCTGCTAAAACAATTCTTTGGGCTGCGGGCGTCAAAGCTTCTGCTATGGGAGAAATTTTAGCTAAGCGTACTGGCGCACAACTTGATCGTGCCGGACGAGTTATCGTTGAACCAGACCTCAGTATTCCAGATCATCCCAATGTTTTTGTTGTTGGTGACTTAGCAAATTTCTCTCACCAAAACAGTAAACCCCTACCTGGTGTTGCACCTGTTGCTATGCAACAAGGACAATATGTTGCAGCACTACTTAAACAACGGTTACAAGCAAAGACACTACCACCGTTTAATTACTTTGATCGCGGCAGTTTAGCCGTTATTGGACGCAATGCAGCAGTTGTAGACTTTGGTTTTGTTAAATTCTCTGGTTTCTTAGCATGGCTGACATGGGTATTTGTCCACATTTATTTCTTAATCGAATTTGATAACAAACTTGTGGTTCTCTTGCAATGGGGTTGGAACTACTGGACGCGCAAGCGTGGTGCAAGATTAATCACAGGCGAAGAATCTTTATTGACAGTAGGAGTTGATAATCAAGGAGATTTCTACACACCAACTAATAGCAATTCAGCCGTTAAAGTGTAA
- a CDS encoding photosystem I reaction center subunit XI, with protein sequence MVQPPQNPQTATAISSQDVTLNFLKYLPIYRPGINPLARGLEIGMAHGYWLVGPFAVLGSIGTLRNANVGDLVGLLAAGGLILLLTIGFSIYGSTKLEKRLETLPRPAFAATVPNVPEALQNVDEWSQFTTGFFIGGIGGAIFAYLLLNSWSAFVAIAN encoded by the coding sequence ATGGTTCAGCCACCACAAAATCCTCAAACAGCAACCGCAATCAGTTCTCAAGATGTGACATTGAACTTTCTCAAATACCTACCAATTTATCGCCCAGGAATTAACCCTTTGGCGCGAGGATTAGAAATTGGGATGGCACATGGTTATTGGCTAGTTGGACCTTTTGCTGTATTAGGCTCTATCGGTACATTACGCAATGCTAATGTTGGCGATCTTGTTGGTTTACTCGCTGCTGGAGGTTTAATTCTCCTCCTCACAATCGGTTTTTCAATTTATGGCAGTACCAAATTAGAAAAACGCCTAGAAACTTTACCAAGACCAGCTTTTGCAGCGACAGTTCCCAACGTTCCTGAAGCTTTACAAAATGTAGATGAGTGGAGTCAGTTTACAACAGGCTTTTTCATTGGTGGCATTGGTGGCGCAATTTTTGCGTACTTGCTTTTAAATAGCTGGAGTGCATTTGTGGCGATCGCCAATTAG
- a CDS encoding alpha/beta hydrolase, whose translation MSIVPDVLWINTSPSLQCFHRPLLCYLSHHLTVAQWEYCQTQDEPSSLDIALELLHDYLQSCDRPVHLIGHSTSGLLGLLYARRYPDKVKSLTLLAVGADPTIDWQLHYYNHRKIMSRQKVLTSMAYNLFGSHDKCTINSFIKRLYKDLYCSLSPHSLLQRASLPTSGVPVPLMVCGGSDDIIIEPADLQGWKEYFKASDRLWLCPQGKHFFHYCQPQLVGEQILNFWQFTHQSALLHASLLL comes from the coding sequence ATGTCGATAGTTCCAGATGTTTTGTGGATAAACACTAGTCCTAGTCTGCAATGCTTTCATCGTCCATTGTTGTGCTATTTATCCCATCATTTAACAGTAGCGCAGTGGGAATATTGCCAAACTCAAGATGAACCAAGTTCGCTTGATATTGCTTTAGAATTACTACATGATTACTTACAATCGTGCGATCGCCCTGTTCACTTAATCGGTCACAGTACAAGTGGTTTACTAGGATTACTGTATGCACGCCGGTATCCAGATAAAGTTAAATCACTCACTTTACTAGCTGTAGGTGCAGATCCTACTATTGATTGGCAACTTCATTATTATAATCATCGCAAAATTATGAGTCGTCAAAAAGTGTTAACTTCGATGGCTTATAATTTATTTGGCTCGCATGATAAATGTACAATTAATAGTTTTATCAAACGCTTATATAAAGACTTATATTGTTCGCTCTCACCACACTCATTGTTACAACGAGCCAGTTTACCTACAAGTGGTGTACCAGTGCCATTAATGGTTTGTGGCGGTAGTGACGATATAATTATCGAGCCAGCAGATTTGCAAGGTTGGAAAGAGTATTTTAAAGCAAGCGATCGCCTATGGCTATGTCCTCAAGGTAAACACTTTTTTCATTACTGTCAACCTCAACTTGTAGGGGAACAAATACTTAATTTTTGGCAATTTACTCATCAATCAGCTTTACTTCACGCTAGCTTGTTGCTTTAA
- a CDS encoding EAL domain-containing protein, translated as MVVKDITSISTALSATYDLRLVVLSLVVAIISSYTALDMAGQVPVTQGTARKLWLSGSAIALGISIWVMHFIAMLAYELPIPITYDIPTTLLSLLVAIAFCGIGLSTASQRPLRWLPLLTGGIFVGLGIITMHFTAMWGMRLGAMPVYSPQFLIFAGAFTIFMSTSALWLAFHASAEKIVRSESLGKVVSALFAGVAIDALHYLGMMAVDYYPSIKLLAQGSTGIDRFVLAIATGTASLSILLLASVGSYFGQRLSAKIANAEALKESEERYQKLFDFAPDAYFAIAADGTLKSVNNYAAEYLGYDKQELIGQPALMTIYEADRDWMQDWMESIFREKITSSEVELRKVCKDGSVLWVRERNQLVIDNEGEPIELHAICRDITERKQAEEELLQNAFHDALTGLPNRALFLDRLEQAIQHAKRYQNYLFAVLFLDLDRFKVINDSLGHLLGDKLLVAIASRLQECLRPTDTVARLGGDEFTILLDGIQDASDTIRVAERIEQVLSLPFEIEEQQIFTSASIGIALSATHYDQPEALLRNADIAMYRAKNQGAGRYEIFNPAMYTKAVARLQLETDLRNAIERQEFILQYQPIISLQTGKITGFEALIRWQHPQYGLQNPDRFIATAEETGMITRLCQWIFYTACYQLCQWQRQLTEAKDLIISINLSGKQFSQPNIVEQIQQVLQQTNLIASHLRLEIVEGVIMEENDSISTKLLQLRDLGVQLSIDDFGIGYSSLARLYHFPINGLKIDRSFVSRIGVEQASAEIVETIITLAHKLNIDVTAEGVETSAQLAYLRTLECEYAQGFFISQSLNAEQVKALLKSNPQW; from the coding sequence ATGGTTGTCAAAGATATAACTTCCATCAGTACAGCCTTAAGCGCTACTTACGATCTGCGTTTGGTTGTACTTTCCCTTGTGGTAGCAATTATCAGTTCATATACAGCACTTGATATGGCTGGGCAAGTTCCTGTCACACAAGGAACAGCAAGAAAGTTGTGGTTAAGCGGTAGTGCGATCGCTTTAGGGATTAGTATCTGGGTCATGCACTTTATTGCCATGCTTGCCTACGAGCTACCTATACCAATTACTTACGATATTCCAACAACCTTACTCTCATTACTAGTCGCGATCGCCTTTTGTGGAATCGGATTATCAACTGCTAGCCAAAGACCGTTGAGGTGGTTGCCTTTATTGACAGGAGGCATTTTTGTAGGGTTGGGCATTATTACGATGCACTTTACTGCAATGTGGGGAATGCGACTCGGTGCAATGCCAGTTTATAGTCCACAATTTCTTATTTTTGCAGGGGCTTTCACAATTTTTATGTCAACTAGTGCGTTGTGGTTAGCATTTCATGCTAGTGCTGAAAAAATTGTCAGATCTGAAAGTCTGGGTAAAGTTGTTAGTGCACTTTTTGCTGGTGTCGCCATTGATGCCTTGCATTATCTAGGCATGATGGCAGTTGACTATTACCCTTCAATTAAACTTCTTGCCCAAGGTTCTACCGGAATCGATAGATTTGTTTTAGCAATTGCTACTGGTACTGCTAGTTTAAGTATTTTGCTGTTGGCATCAGTAGGTTCCTATTTTGGTCAGCGTCTCAGTGCTAAAATTGCCAATGCTGAAGCTTTAAAAGAAAGCGAGGAGCGCTATCAAAAGTTGTTTGATTTTGCGCCTGATGCTTATTTTGCGATCGCCGCTGATGGGACTCTCAAATCGGTCAATAACTATGCTGCTGAGTATTTAGGTTACGACAAACAAGAGTTGATCGGTCAACCTGCATTGATGACAATTTATGAAGCTGATCGCGACTGGATGCAAGATTGGATGGAAAGTATCTTTCGCGAAAAGATTACTAGTAGTGAAGTAGAACTGCGCAAAGTTTGTAAAGATGGTTCAGTGCTTTGGGTACGCGAACGCAATCAACTAGTGATTGACAACGAGGGCGAACCAATAGAATTACACGCAATTTGTCGAGACATTACTGAACGCAAGCAAGCAGAAGAGGAATTGCTTCAAAATGCCTTTCACGATGCCTTGACAGGTTTACCCAATCGTGCACTGTTTTTAGATCGTCTAGAACAGGCAATTCAACACGCTAAGAGATATCAAAATTATCTATTTGCAGTTCTTTTTCTTGATTTAGATCGCTTTAAAGTCATTAATGACAGTTTAGGGCATCTTCTTGGAGACAAGTTACTTGTAGCGATCGCATCTCGGTTACAAGAATGCTTGCGACCAACTGATACTGTTGCCCGCTTGGGCGGAGATGAGTTTACAATTTTACTTGACGGTATTCAAGATGCCAGCGATACCATTCGTGTAGCTGAAAGAATTGAACAAGTACTTTCGTTACCTTTTGAAATTGAAGAACAACAAATATTTACCTCTGCAAGTATTGGTATTGCACTAAGTGCCACTCATTACGATCAGCCAGAAGCACTTCTACGCAACGCTGACATTGCTATGTATCGTGCTAAAAACCAAGGTGCGGGGCGCTACGAAATCTTTAATCCTGCAATGTATACCAAAGCTGTTGCACGCCTACAATTAGAAACAGATCTGCGTAATGCAATTGAAAGACAAGAATTTATTTTGCAATATCAACCAATTATTTCTTTGCAGACAGGCAAAATTACTGGTTTTGAAGCCCTGATACGCTGGCAGCATCCCCAATATGGTTTGCAAAACCCAGATAGATTTATTGCAACAGCAGAAGAAACTGGGATGATCACTCGCTTATGTCAATGGATTTTTTACACGGCTTGCTATCAATTGTGTCAATGGCAACGACAACTTACAGAAGCAAAAGACTTAATTATAAGTATTAATCTTTCTGGCAAGCAGTTTTCTCAACCTAATATTGTCGAGCAAATTCAGCAAGTTTTACAGCAGACTAACTTAATCGCCTCACACTTAAGACTAGAAATTGTTGAAGGCGTCATTATGGAAGAAAATGATTCTATTTCAACTAAGCTTTTACAGTTAAGAGATTTGGGCGTTCAGTTATCAATTGATGATTTTGGAATAGGATACTCATCTCTAGCACGTTTATATCATTTTCCCATCAACGGATTAAAAATTGATCGCTCTTTCGTTTCACGTATTGGTGTTGAGCAAGCTAGCGCTGAAATTGTTGAAACAATTATTACTCTTGCCCATAAACTAAATATTGACGTCACAGCAGAAGGTGTAGAAACATCAGCACAACTTGCCTACCTGAGAACATTAGAATGTGAATATGCGCAAGGGTTCTTTATATCTCAATCTCTCAACGCTGAGCAAGTAAAAGCTTTACTAAAAAGCAATCCCCAGTGGTAA
- a CDS encoding chlorophyll a/b binding light-harvesting protein, whose product MTTVAKSPLSVEQDLSESPWWAGNARLTNLSGKLLGAHVAHSGLIVLWAGAMTLFELGHFNPAKPMYEQGLILLPHLAAQGWGVGANGAVVNTHPYFAIAVIHLISSAFLGFGGIFHSLRGPERLEGRFSFFGYDWADTNKMTTILGIHLVLLGIGAFLLVAKAMYFGGLYDPNVENVRLVTNPTLDPTVIYGYLFGAVGRFWIAGVDNLEDVVGGHIWVGGMLIFGGLFHIVTKPFRWTYPFFVWSGEAYLSYSLGALALMGFIATLFVSVNTTVYPEVFYGPALVVRQNIVPYFSSPDPNLVTSRTWLANAHFWLAFFFLQGHIWHALRSRGLDFRKGRISEDAVIPQPS is encoded by the coding sequence GTGACAACTGTTGCTAAGAGTCCACTTTCAGTAGAGCAAGATCTATCAGAGTCTCCTTGGTGGGCGGGTAACGCCCGTCTCACAAATCTATCGGGTAAGTTACTCGGTGCTCATGTTGCCCATTCCGGCTTAATTGTGTTGTGGGCTGGGGCAATGACATTATTTGAACTGGGTCATTTTAATCCGGCAAAACCAATGTACGAGCAGGGCTTAATTTTGCTACCGCATCTAGCAGCCCAAGGTTGGGGAGTTGGTGCTAACGGTGCTGTAGTCAATACGCACCCATACTTTGCGATCGCTGTTATTCATTTGATCTCGTCAGCATTTCTAGGGTTTGGTGGTATCTTTCATTCACTACGTGGTCCAGAAAGATTAGAAGGCAGATTTTCCTTTTTTGGCTATGACTGGGCAGATACCAACAAAATGACAACAATTTTGGGCATTCACCTTGTTTTACTCGGAATAGGTGCATTTCTCTTAGTTGCCAAGGCAATGTACTTTGGTGGTTTATATGACCCAAATGTTGAAAATGTCCGGCTTGTAACTAACCCGACGCTCGATCCTACAGTCATTTACGGCTATCTCTTTGGTGCTGTTGGTAGGTTCTGGATTGCTGGCGTTGACAACCTTGAAGATGTTGTTGGCGGTCATATCTGGGTTGGCGGAATGTTGATTTTTGGTGGGTTGTTCCACATTGTGACTAAGCCTTTTCGCTGGACATACCCGTTCTTTGTTTGGTCAGGAGAAGCTTATCTTTCCTATAGTTTGGGCGCTTTGGCATTGATGGGATTTATTGCAACGCTGTTTGTCTCAGTCAATACGACTGTTTATCCTGAAGTTTTCTATGGTCCAGCATTGGTAGTACGGCAAAATATTGTGCCTTACTTTTCATCGCCCGATCCTAATTTAGTTACCTCTCGGACGTGGCTTGCTAATGCTCATTTTTGGTTAGCGTTTTTCTTTTTGCAAGGACATATTTGGCACGCTTTGCGATCGCGTGGTTTAGATTTTCGCAAAGGTCGCATTAGTGAAGATGCTGTGATTCCTCAACCTAGTTAA
- the fldA gene encoding flavodoxin FldA: protein MSGIGLFYGSTTGKTEIIAEMIQQELGEEVVGLHNMADVEGSEFNDYENLIIACPTWNIGELQSDWDGFFPELDDIDFSGKKVAYFGTGDQVGYADNFMDALGILEEKISELGGKTVGYWSTDGYEFNESKAVRDGKFVGLALDEDNQSEMTEQRVKTWISQLKQEFGV, encoded by the coding sequence ATGTCAGGTATTGGTTTATTTTACGGTTCGACAACTGGAAAAACCGAAATTATTGCCGAGATGATTCAACAAGAATTAGGCGAAGAAGTTGTAGGACTGCATAATATGGCAGATGTAGAGGGTAGTGAATTTAATGATTACGAAAACCTCATTATTGCTTGTCCTACTTGGAATATTGGTGAATTGCAAAGTGATTGGGATGGTTTTTTCCCTGAACTTGATGACATAGATTTTAGTGGGAAAAAAGTGGCTTACTTTGGAACAGGCGATCAAGTTGGCTATGCTGATAATTTTATGGATGCTCTAGGAATTCTAGAAGAAAAAATTTCTGAATTAGGCGGAAAAACAGTCGGTTATTGGTCAACTGATGGATACGAATTTAACGAATCGAAAGCAGTTAGAGATGGCAAGTTTGTCGGTTTAGCGCTTGATGAAGATAATCAATCTGAGATGACTGAGCAGCGCGTTAAAACTTGGATATCTCAACTGAAGCAAGAATTCGGAGTGTAG